A window of Proteus columbae contains these coding sequences:
- a CDS encoding C40 family peptidase yields the protein MRKSVFYPFLLCIILLAGCSSSPSKRIPPAPPLKTQLSDPIMVIVQLKSQLEQWYGTPYSYGGMTPSGIDCSGFVYKTYSDRFDIKLPRMTIDQTKYGTQISKSDLMPGDLVFFKTGGGENGLHVGIYDTDNTFIHASTSKGVTRSSLDNVYWKKTFWQARRL from the coding sequence ATGAGAAAGTCCGTTTTTTATCCTTTCTTACTCTGTATTATTCTGCTGGCTGGGTGTTCATCTAGTCCATCTAAGCGTATTCCACCTGCGCCTCCCTTAAAAACACAACTTTCCGATCCCATCATGGTGATAGTGCAATTAAAATCGCAACTTGAGCAATGGTATGGTACGCCTTACAGCTATGGTGGAATGACGCCTTCTGGTATTGATTGTTCAGGCTTCGTGTATAAAACTTACAGTGATCGTTTTGATATAAAACTTCCTCGAATGACCATTGATCAAACCAAATATGGTACACAAATCAGTAAAAGTGATTTAATGCCTGGTGATTTGGTTTTCTTCAAAACGGGCGGTGGTGAAAATGGGCTTCATGTCGGTATTTATGATACTGATAATACATTTATTCATGCATCAACTAGCAAAGGGGTAACTCGTTCATCCCTTGATAATGTCTATTGGAAAAAGACATTTTGGCAGGCTCGCCGATTGTAG
- a CDS encoding helix-turn-helix domain-containing protein → MAENVVNDILKWLETQLQRNEGIKIDTIANKSGYSKWHLQRIFKDFKGCTLGEYVRKRRLLEAAKSLQEKDMSILDIALMYGFSSQATFTRIFKKHFNTTPAKFRENGKMPDTHCFMSCENH, encoded by the coding sequence ATGGCTGAAAATGTCGTTAATGATATTCTGAAATGGTTAGAAACCCAGTTACAACGTAACGAAGGTATAAAAATCGATACGATTGCAAATAAAAGTGGCTACTCTAAGTGGCACTTGCAACGCATTTTTAAAGATTTTAAAGGCTGCACATTAGGCGAATATGTTCGCAAACGTCGCTTATTAGAAGCTGCTAAATCATTACAAGAAAAAGATATGTCTATTTTAGATATCGCTTTAATGTATGGTTTTAGCTCTCAAGCAACATTTACACGTATCTTTAAAAAGCATTTCAATACTACACCCGCTAAATTTAGAGAAAATGGCAAAATGCCAGACACTCATTGCTTTATGTCATGTGAAAATCACTAA
- a CDS encoding lipoate--protein ligase A, translating to MSGKLRLLISESYDPWFNLAVEECIFRQMPADQRVLFLWRNDNTVVIGRAQNPWKECNTRKMDEDGVKLARRSSGGGAVFHDLGNTCFTFMAGKPEYNKTISTQIILDGLLKAGINATASGRNDLVVPQDDGERKVSGSAYKETKDRGFHHGTLLINANLSRLANYLNPDPKKLQAKGITSVRSRVANLIELQPNITHEKLCETITESFFEYYGERVEAEIISPQKLPDLPGFEETFTKQSSWEWNFGQAPAFSHLLDNRFKWGGVELHFDIERGNVIRSQIYTDSLDPAPLEALSEMLVGQRYTPESLKALIEQLTQRYPNNKIELNELQEWLVTAIA from the coding sequence ATGTCAGGCAAATTGCGTCTGTTAATTTCCGAGTCTTATGATCCTTGGTTTAACCTTGCTGTTGAAGAGTGTATTTTTAGACAAATGCCCGCTGATCAACGCGTACTTTTTCTTTGGCGTAACGATAATACGGTAGTTATTGGTCGAGCACAGAATCCATGGAAAGAGTGTAACACCCGTAAAATGGATGAAGATGGTGTGAAATTAGCTCGCCGTTCAAGTGGTGGTGGGGCTGTTTTCCATGATCTTGGCAATACCTGTTTTACCTTTATGGCAGGAAAGCCAGAATATAATAAAACAATTTCAACTCAAATTATTCTTGATGGATTATTAAAAGCAGGCATTAATGCTACGGCATCAGGACGTAACGATTTGGTGGTTCCTCAAGATGATGGTGAAAGAAAGGTTTCTGGATCAGCCTATAAAGAGACTAAAGATCGTGGTTTTCATCATGGTACATTATTAATAAATGCTAACTTATCTAGATTAGCTAATTACCTCAATCCAGATCCGAAAAAACTTCAAGCTAAAGGTATCACGTCTGTTCGCTCTCGAGTGGCTAATTTGATCGAGCTTCAACCTAATATTACCCATGAAAAACTTTGTGAAACTATCACTGAAAGCTTTTTTGAATACTATGGTGAACGAGTAGAAGCAGAGATTATTTCACCGCAAAAATTACCTGATTTACCCGGTTTTGAAGAAACTTTCACTAAACAAAGTAGTTGGGAGTGGAATTTTGGACAAGCACCTGCGTTTTCACATCTTTTAGATAATCGTTTTAAATGGGGGGGCGTTGAGCTACATTTTGATATCGAGCGTGGCAACGTTATTAGAAGTCAAATATATACAGACAGTTTAGATCCTGCGCCATTAGAAGCATTATCAGAGATGTTGGTAGGGCAACGTTACACACCCGAGTCTCTAAAAGCGCTTATTGAGCAACTCACTCAGCGATATCCTAATAATAAAATAGAGCTTAACGAGCTTCAAGAATGGCTTGTGACAGCGATAGCGTAA